A genomic stretch from Lathyrus oleraceus cultivar Zhongwan6 chromosome 2, CAAS_Psat_ZW6_1.0, whole genome shotgun sequence includes:
- the LOC127121325 gene encoding protein MAIN-LIKE 2-like — MSYSRCPRHCITQYRNLLDHLRPTDFIWRPYLNLDHEHEVNAEDVAVWTACTPIIWFTTVEMHNINRVKLQFGMLQNITDPLASLGEWHMRKVNDQWNFNPWQTFARSECRKWKHRHDHVLTDAVMPNEVKPSRTYMAWYRSVGFQFIVDDMYLYDPRQTSYTQEGSTSNPQQHSQSGFSQPPIRQTFRSTNTQTYNQNMPFTQP; from the exons atgagttacagcagatgtccgagacactgtattactcagtatcgcaacctgttggatcaccttcgaccgacagac ttcatttggcgtccataccttaatctGGATCATGAGCATGAGGTCAACGCAGAAGACGTAGCCGTATGGAcagcatgcacaccgataatatggttcacaactgtggagatgcacaacatCAATCGcgtgaagctgcagttcggtatgctcCAGAATATCACAGATCCCCTAGCTAGtctaggagaatggcatatgcgtaaagtgaatgaccaatggaacttcaacccttggcaaaccttcgcaagatcggagtgtcgcaagtggaagcaccgtcatgaccatgtcttaactgacgcagtcatgccaaatgaggtaaaaccaagtcgtacttatatggcttggtacagatcggttggttttcaattcatcgtcgatgatatgtacctctacgacccacgccagacaagttacacacaagaaggatcaacatctaacccccaacaacattctcagtCCGGTTtctcacaaccacctatccgtcaaactttccgttccacaaacacacaaacatacaaccaaaacatgccattcacccaaccctaa